A window of Candidatus Purcelliella pentastirinorum contains these coding sequences:
- a CDS encoding HU family DNA-binding protein encodes MNKTQLIDVVANQTNLPKIQVKSTLNSVLETITNSLRKGDIVQLVGFGTFKVNYRSARPGRNPQTGEEIYISASKVPSFISGKTFKNAIK; translated from the coding sequence ATGAATAAAACTCAATTAATTGATGTAGTTGCAAATCAAACTAATTTACCTAAAATTCAAGTAAAGTCAACTTTAAACAGTGTGTTAGAAACTATAACAAATTCCTTAAGAAAAGGAGATATAGTACAATTAGTTGGTTTTGGTACTTTTAAAGTAAATTATCGTTCTGCACGTCCAGGAAGAAATCCTCAAACTGGTGAGGAAATTTATATATCAGCTTCTAAAGTTCCATCATTTATTTCAGGAAAAACCTTTAAAAATGCAATTAAATAA
- the pyrE gene encoding orotate phosphoribosyltransferase, protein MNKSSKKKIIKSLINKKVFKFKKFILKSGRISPYFFNSGILNTGNDLIQIGNLYAKEIKKTNITFDVLFGTAYKGIPIVIATAIALSKNYNINKPYCFNRKEIKKYGEQGKIIGCKLKGKVIIIDDVITIGTAIKESISILSQYKTILTGIFVFFDRQENKCNNMSAVQIIEKKYSCKINKIITLNNLIKYIKTKPKMKNELNKIYSYQKQYGLKNKIFKLNKYQKKPE, encoded by the coding sequence ATGAATAAATCATCTAAAAAAAAAATAATTAAATCATTGATAAATAAAAAAGTATTTAAATTTAAAAAATTTATTTTAAAATCAGGTAGAATAAGTCCTTATTTTTTTAACTCAGGTATATTAAACACTGGTAATGATTTAATACAAATAGGTAATTTATACGCAAAAGAAATAAAAAAAACTAATATAACTTTCGATGTACTATTTGGAACAGCATACAAAGGAATACCAATTGTAATAGCAACAGCTATTGCGTTATCTAAAAATTACAATATAAATAAACCATATTGTTTCAATCGTAAAGAAATAAAAAAATATGGTGAACAGGGCAAAATAATAGGGTGTAAATTAAAAGGAAAAGTAATCATAATCGATGATGTAATTACTATCGGTACAGCAATAAAAGAATCAATAAGTATTTTATCACAATATAAAACTATATTAACTGGAATATTTGTTTTTTTTGATCGTCAAGAAAATAAATGTAATAATATGTCTGCTGTTCAAATAATAGAAAAAAAATATTCTTGTAAAATAAATAAAATAATAACTTTAAATAATTTGATAAAATATATTAAAACTAAACCAAAAATGAAAAATGAATTAAATAAAATTTATTCTTATCAAAAACAATATGGACTAAAAAATAAAATTTTTAAATTGAATAAATATCAAAAAAAACCAGAATGA
- the dut gene encoding dUTP diphosphatase, producing the protein MLKIIDIKIIDERIGHLYPLPEYITLGSAGLDLRACVFNSIKLFPGMSKLISAGFAIHINDSSVVGLIMPRSGLGHKYGIVLGNSVGVIDSDYQGELFMSILNRSEKEFVINPGDRVAQIVFFSINQVKLNLVKSFNSKTSRGDGNFGHSGFF; encoded by the coding sequence ATTTTGAAAATTATAGATATAAAAATTATTGATGAAAGAATTGGTCATTTGTATCCATTACCTGAATATATTACTTTAGGATCAGCTGGTTTAGATCTAAGAGCATGTGTTTTTAATTCAATTAAATTATTTCCTGGTATGTCAAAGTTAATATCTGCTGGTTTTGCTATCCATATAAATGATTCTTCTGTAGTTGGTTTAATTATGCCTAGATCAGGTTTAGGGCATAAATATGGTATTGTTTTAGGTAATTCTGTTGGTGTAATAGATTCTGATTATCAAGGTGAATTATTTATGTCTATATTAAATAGAAGTGAAAAAGAATTTGTTATTAATCCTGGTGATCGTGTTGCTCAAATTGTTTTTTTTTCTATTAATCAAGTTAAATTAAATTTAGTTAAATCATTTAATTCTAAAACTTCTAGAGGTGATGGTAATTTTGGTCATTCTGGTTTTTTTTGA